A genome region from Microbacterium sp. CGR2 includes the following:
- a CDS encoding metal ABC transporter ATP-binding protein — MSAPAPVLEISGAALQHGRRELWSGLDLTVQPGEFIAVLGPSGSGKTTLLRSILGLQPLSSGTIQVAGAPVHRGNPRIGYIPQQRSLAPDTSMRARDLVALGVQGSRFGFPIPHRGDRAKVDRLLASVGASHYADRRVGLLSGGEQQRLRVGQALADEPSLLLCDEPLSNLDLANQLGVTDIIDRQRRERGAAVLFVTHDINPILNRVDRILYIAGGRFVLGTPEEVLQTRVLTDLYGTPVFVLRAGDRLVVVGVPDAEPHHLHDDEHGHDHGSAA, encoded by the coding sequence GTGAGCGCGCCCGCCCCGGTCCTCGAGATCTCGGGCGCTGCGCTGCAGCACGGTCGCCGGGAACTCTGGTCAGGGCTCGACCTGACGGTTCAGCCCGGCGAGTTCATCGCCGTGCTCGGGCCGTCCGGCTCGGGCAAGACGACTCTGCTGCGCAGCATCCTGGGTCTTCAGCCCCTGTCGTCGGGCACCATCCAGGTCGCCGGCGCCCCGGTGCACCGCGGCAACCCGCGCATCGGTTACATCCCGCAGCAGCGCTCGCTCGCACCCGACACGAGCATGCGAGCACGCGACCTCGTCGCGCTGGGGGTGCAGGGGAGCCGATTCGGATTTCCCATCCCGCACCGCGGAGACCGGGCCAAAGTCGATCGGCTGCTCGCGTCCGTCGGCGCCTCGCACTACGCAGACCGCCGGGTCGGGCTGCTCTCCGGTGGTGAACAGCAGCGGCTGCGCGTCGGACAGGCGCTCGCGGATGAGCCGTCGCTGCTTCTGTGCGACGAGCCGCTCTCGAACCTCGACCTCGCGAATCAGCTCGGCGTCACCGACATCATCGACCGCCAGCGTCGCGAGCGCGGCGCCGCGGTGCTCTTCGTCACGCATGACATCAATCCGATCCTGAACCGCGTCGACCGCATCCTCTACATCGCCGGCGGACGCTTCGTGCTCGGCACCCCCGAAGAGGTTCTGCAGACCCGGGTGCTGACCGACCTGTACGGGACGCCGGTGTTCGTGCTCCGAGCGGGAGACCGCCTGGTAGTGGTCGGCGTTCCGGATGCCGAGCCCCATCACCTGCACGACGACGAGCACGGTCACGATCACGGGAGCGCCGCATGA
- a CDS encoding cytochrome c oxidase assembly protein — protein MVAALFGTIVALMVGGGAEPPLLQDPGPFVLWGTPIARVVMNLAGAVMLGSLVLALFALRAGERIFDTALNIASIGAAVFTVASGLAGFLAFMAAFNPRLSIEREFGTQLGRFLLELPLGQSWLITTIFGALITVLAFAWRTWTPTLVTAILAAASFLPLATQGHAGDLAGHNVAVNSILLHMIAAAVWLGGLILLVLLRGREGADTPRLVARYSSLAIVAFAVVAVSGVTRSVVAVGDWAALWTTPYGAIVLAKVALLVAMGLLGAWYRTRLISRLEGDRAARWFWLLVLCEVALMGLASGAAAALARTPPPTGETAAFAQTPAEILTGTTLPPELTFERWFTAWNIDVLWLVAAGLGLFFYLAGVFRLQRRGDRWPIHRTVFWVLGMLMLVWVTGGPINAYQEYLFSVHMLGHMMLSMAIPLLLVTGAPITLALRAIHKRDDGTRGGREWIMWAVHSPVARVVTHPFFAAANFILSLWAFYFTDLVRWSMYEHLGHEWMVIHFLLSGYLFVMSLIGADSVPYRLPYPGRLITLIAVMAMHAFFGIAIMMQEGLMVADWFGAMGRDWGVSPLDDQYVGGGIAWSIGEIPTLVLAITVAIQWSRSDTKLQRRGDRHADRTGDAELEEYNARLAALAERDRRHEVHESR, from the coding sequence ATGGTCGCCGCCCTCTTCGGCACGATCGTGGCCCTCATGGTCGGCGGAGGAGCGGAACCGCCCCTTCTGCAGGACCCTGGGCCCTTCGTCCTCTGGGGTACGCCGATCGCCAGGGTGGTCATGAACCTCGCCGGTGCCGTGATGCTCGGTTCGCTGGTGCTTGCGCTGTTCGCCCTGCGTGCCGGGGAGCGGATCTTCGACACGGCGCTGAACATCGCCTCCATAGGCGCCGCCGTGTTCACGGTCGCGTCGGGGCTCGCCGGTTTCCTCGCCTTCATGGCCGCGTTCAATCCGCGGCTCAGCATCGAGCGCGAGTTCGGAACGCAGCTGGGACGGTTCCTGCTCGAACTCCCGCTCGGGCAGTCCTGGCTCATCACCACCATCTTCGGCGCCCTGATCACGGTGCTCGCCTTCGCCTGGCGCACGTGGACGCCGACCCTTGTCACAGCGATCCTGGCCGCAGCCTCGTTCCTTCCTCTGGCCACTCAGGGGCACGCCGGCGACCTGGCGGGACACAACGTCGCCGTGAACTCGATCCTGCTGCACATGATCGCCGCGGCGGTCTGGCTCGGCGGACTCATCCTCCTCGTGCTCCTGCGCGGTCGCGAGGGGGCGGACACGCCCCGGTTGGTCGCGCGGTATTCGTCGCTCGCGATCGTTGCCTTCGCTGTCGTGGCGGTCTCAGGGGTCACCCGGTCGGTGGTGGCGGTCGGCGATTGGGCTGCGTTGTGGACCACCCCGTACGGGGCGATCGTGCTGGCGAAGGTCGCGCTGCTCGTCGCGATGGGGCTGTTGGGCGCCTGGTATCGCACCCGACTCATCTCCCGACTCGAGGGCGACAGGGCCGCCCGGTGGTTCTGGCTGCTCGTGCTGTGCGAAGTCGCCCTGATGGGGCTGGCCTCCGGAGCGGCCGCCGCCCTCGCCCGCACACCCCCGCCCACAGGAGAGACCGCCGCGTTCGCACAGACCCCGGCCGAGATCCTCACCGGAACGACCCTGCCGCCGGAACTGACCTTCGAGCGCTGGTTCACCGCGTGGAACATCGATGTGCTCTGGCTCGTCGCCGCAGGATTGGGTCTGTTCTTCTACCTCGCCGGCGTCTTCCGCCTGCAGCGCCGGGGCGACCGTTGGCCGATCCACCGCACCGTGTTCTGGGTATTGGGGATGCTGATGCTCGTCTGGGTCACCGGCGGACCGATCAACGCCTATCAGGAGTACCTGTTCAGCGTGCACATGCTCGGGCACATGATGCTGTCGATGGCGATTCCGCTGCTGCTCGTCACCGGTGCGCCGATCACTCTCGCCCTCCGGGCCATCCACAAGCGCGATGACGGCACCCGGGGCGGTCGCGAATGGATCATGTGGGCTGTGCACTCGCCGGTCGCCCGGGTCGTGACGCATCCGTTCTTCGCGGCAGCCAACTTCATCCTGTCGCTGTGGGCCTTCTACTTCACGGACCTCGTGCGCTGGTCGATGTACGAGCATCTCGGCCATGAGTGGATGGTGATCCACTTCCTGCTCTCGGGCTATCTGTTCGTGATGAGTCTGATCGGCGCCGACTCGGTGCCGTACCGGCTGCCGTACCCCGGACGTCTCATCACGCTCATCGCCGTCATGGCCATGCACGCGTTCTTCGGCATCGCGATCATGATGCAGGAGGGGCTGATGGTCGCCGACTGGTTCGGGGCGATGGGCCGCGACTGGGGTGTCAGCCCGCTCGACGATCAGTATGTCGGCGGTGGCATCGCCTGGTCGATCGGCGAGATCCCCACCCTCGTCCTTGCGATCACTGTGGCGATCCAGTGGAGCCGCAGCGACACGAAGCTGCAGCGCCGCGGTGACCGGCACGCCGACCGCACCGGTGACGCCGAACTCGAGGAGTACAACGCGCGGCTCGCCGCTCTCGCCGAGCGCGACCGCCGCCACGAGGTGCACGAGAGCCGTTAG
- a CDS encoding permease yields the protein MSFSAGTASRPGQRHTHGPTRSPRSAWVGVGLGVALIAALFLVDLFLPTLFPASLPTRAQDGLTLALSVLIEALPFVILGVLLSIVVQVWLPADVIHRWLPQRAWARRAVLSLLGMLIPVCECGNVPFARGLMMRGLAPAEALTFLIAAPIVNPIVILTTHAAFGWDGGILVARLVGGYLIANLIGWIYSRHPSPDSLLTQRFIDTCDHVAHEPGTPVRRSLTQFLVELRAVMPALVIGSALAGAVQVLIPRDMLLAIGSNPVLSIVAMMALAMTVAICSNVDAFFALSFASTFSSGALVAFLLVGPLVDIKMLALMRTTFTARTLAGIVGVVLASAFAIGIGVNVFV from the coding sequence GTGAGCTTCTCGGCAGGTACGGCGTCCCGTCCAGGCCAGCGCCACACGCATGGTCCGACCCGATCGCCCCGCTCCGCATGGGTGGGCGTCGGTCTCGGCGTCGCCCTCATCGCGGCGCTCTTCCTCGTCGACCTGTTCCTGCCGACGCTGTTCCCGGCATCGCTGCCGACCCGCGCCCAGGACGGTCTGACCCTCGCGCTCAGCGTGCTCATCGAGGCGCTGCCGTTCGTCATCCTCGGCGTCCTGCTGTCGATCGTCGTACAGGTGTGGTTGCCGGCCGACGTCATCCACCGCTGGCTGCCGCAGCGTGCGTGGGCGCGTCGAGCCGTCCTGTCGCTCCTCGGGATGCTGATCCCGGTGTGCGAATGCGGGAACGTGCCGTTCGCCCGAGGGCTCATGATGCGCGGGCTGGCTCCCGCCGAAGCGCTGACCTTCCTGATCGCGGCTCCGATCGTCAACCCGATCGTCATCCTCACCACGCATGCGGCGTTCGGGTGGGATGGCGGCATCCTCGTGGCACGGCTGGTCGGCGGTTACCTGATCGCCAACCTCATCGGCTGGATCTACAGCCGCCACCCGTCGCCCGATTCGCTCCTCACCCAGCGATTCATCGACACCTGCGACCACGTGGCCCACGAGCCCGGGACGCCGGTGCGCCGCAGCCTCACGCAGTTCCTCGTGGAGCTGCGCGCCGTGATGCCGGCGCTGGTCATCGGCTCGGCGCTCGCCGGGGCGGTGCAGGTGCTGATCCCGCGTGACATGCTGCTGGCCATCGGGTCGAACCCCGTGCTGTCGATCGTCGCGATGATGGCCCTGGCCATGACGGTCGCGATCTGCTCCAACGTCGACGCGTTCTTCGCCCTGTCGTTCGCGTCGACCTTCTCGTCCGGAGCCCTGGTCGCGTTCCTGCTGGTCGGGCCGCTCGTCGACATCAAGATGCTCGCGCTCATGCGCACCACTTTCACGGCACGGACCCTCGCAGGCATCGTGGGCGTCGTGCTGGCATCCGCCTTCGCGATCGGGATCGGGGTGAACGTCTTTGTCTGA
- the rpmB gene encoding 50S ribosomal protein L28, translating to MAAVCQVTGAVPGFGHNVSHSHRRTKRRFDPNVQKKTYFVQSLGRKITLNVSAKGIKVIDVRGIENVVKDLQAKGVKL from the coding sequence ATGGCAGCAGTGTGCCAGGTGACCGGAGCTGTTCCCGGTTTCGGTCACAACGTCTCGCACTCGCACCGCCGGACGAAGCGCCGCTTCGACCCGAACGTGCAGAAGAAGACCTATTTCGTTCAGTCGCTGGGTCGTAAGATCACGCTCAACGTGTCCGCCAAGGGCATCAAGGTGATCGACGTCCGCGGCATCGAGAACGTCGTCAAGGACCTCCAGGCGAAGGGTGTGAAGCTCTAA
- a CDS encoding TIGR03943 family putative permease subunit — protein sequence MLSPRTRALGNRWLGVGLAAVIAVVTLSLGITGQLNLYISPETVWFACAAAVVTLVGAIWSCTLPLGAEGDHGHDHGHVAGAAAESVAADSSDDSTASPRRTLAVVGAVAGGVVASGVVVAGLVLPPASLSVELAVSRAGEETALFAGSDTVALGVADTSTFGVGDWASVFATATNTTAYDGAEVTLTGFVTPGESDDEGVNLTRLVITHCVIDAQTAALPVSVDPGDYPTGQWVEITGTVRADADGELHVEPTDVVAIDEPKDPYEY from the coding sequence GTGCTTTCTCCCCGAACTCGCGCGCTCGGCAACCGCTGGCTCGGAGTCGGCCTCGCCGCCGTCATCGCCGTCGTGACCCTCAGCCTCGGCATCACGGGGCAGCTGAATCTCTACATCAGCCCGGAGACCGTGTGGTTCGCCTGCGCCGCAGCCGTGGTCACGCTCGTCGGTGCGATCTGGTCCTGCACCCTGCCGCTCGGGGCCGAGGGCGATCATGGGCACGACCACGGGCACGTTGCGGGTGCCGCGGCTGAGTCGGTTGCCGCGGATTCCTCAGATGACTCGACCGCCTCCCCGCGGCGCACGCTCGCCGTGGTCGGTGCTGTGGCGGGCGGTGTGGTCGCCAGCGGCGTCGTGGTCGCCGGCCTGGTGCTGCCGCCCGCGTCGCTTTCCGTCGAGCTCGCGGTGTCTCGTGCCGGCGAGGAGACCGCGTTGTTCGCGGGGTCCGACACCGTTGCTCTGGGCGTCGCGGACACGTCGACCTTCGGCGTCGGTGATTGGGCCAGCGTCTTCGCCACGGCGACCAACACCACCGCATACGACGGCGCCGAGGTCACCCTCACCGGCTTCGTGACGCCGGGCGAGTCGGACGACGAAGGCGTGAATCTCACGCGCCTGGTCATCACGCACTGTGTGATCGATGCGCAGACCGCTGCGTTGCCGGTCTCCGTCGATCCCGGCGACTACCCGACCGGTCAGTGGGTCGAGATCACCGGCACGGTTCGTGCGGATGCCGACGGCGAGCTCCACGTCGAACCGACGGACGTCGTCGCGATCGACGAGCCGAAGGACCCGTATGAGTACTGA
- a CDS encoding HU family DNA-binding protein codes for MADKSITKTELVASIASATGQSQATVSGVLDSLFSSVSDAVAKGSKVSIPGWISFEQVDTAARTGRNPQTGAEIKIPAGKRVKVTAGSKLKAAVK; via the coding sequence ATGGCTGACAAGTCCATCACCAAGACCGAGCTCGTCGCGAGCATCGCAAGCGCCACGGGCCAGAGCCAGGCCACCGTCTCCGGTGTCCTCGACTCGCTCTTCTCCTCGGTCTCCGATGCTGTTGCCAAGGGCAGCAAGGTCTCGATCCCGGGCTGGATCTCGTTCGAGCAGGTCGACACCGCTGCCCGCACGGGCCGCAACCCGCAGACCGGCGCCGAGATCAAGATCCCGGCCGGCAAGCGCGTCAAGGTGACCGCTGGCTCCAAGCTCAAGGCTGCCGTCAAGTAA
- a CDS encoding Fur family transcriptional regulator yields MAQRNTWQRERVREALADARGFVSAQNLHASLREDNTGIGLATVYRALSGLAASGDADSLQSPEGEALYRACTTQGHHHHLICRSCGLTVEIEAKDVEQWAHRTAALHGFSDAAHVVDIFGLCTPCTKRRDAERAANA; encoded by the coding sequence ATGGCTCAGCGGAACACCTGGCAGCGAGAACGCGTGCGCGAAGCACTCGCCGACGCGCGCGGTTTCGTGAGCGCGCAGAACCTCCACGCCTCTCTGCGTGAGGACAACACCGGCATCGGCCTCGCCACCGTGTACCGCGCCCTGTCCGGGCTTGCCGCCTCCGGAGACGCCGACTCGCTGCAGAGCCCCGAGGGCGAGGCGCTCTACCGCGCCTGCACGACTCAGGGGCACCATCACCACCTCATCTGCCGGTCGTGCGGACTGACCGTCGAGATCGAAGCGAAAGACGTCGAGCAGTGGGCGCACCGCACCGCGGCTCTGCACGGGTTCAGCGATGCCGCCCACGTGGTCGACATCTTCGGTCTCTGCACCCCCTGCACCAAGAGGCGCGACGCTGAGCGGGCAGCGAACGCGTGA
- a CDS encoding DNA-3-methyladenine glycosylase — protein MNHTDAARRATRADLNRSALEVAPRLLGAELRTFVVDPSASDADRGFEVRLRVTEVEAYHGQGTGEFADPGSHARMGPTARNATMWGEPGHLYVYLSHGIHSCVNVACGPEGQGDGVLLRAGEVVFGTDVAARRRGALLPLGRTALRDLARGPGRLGQAVGLRHSLHDGIDAITGEEREGARAELWLAQPRDDIARGPRVGVAGIAGTDAFPWRFWIDGDPTVSVFRWGRGAADAQASARPDPSSLD, from the coding sequence ATGAACCACACGGATGCTGCGCGGCGCGCGACCCGGGCCGATCTGAACCGGTCCGCCCTCGAGGTCGCACCGCGGCTCCTCGGGGCGGAGTTGCGGACGTTCGTGGTCGATCCCTCGGCGTCCGACGCCGACCGGGGGTTCGAGGTGAGGCTCCGCGTCACGGAGGTCGAGGCCTATCACGGGCAGGGGACGGGGGAGTTCGCCGACCCCGGCTCGCACGCGCGCATGGGCCCCACGGCACGCAACGCCACGATGTGGGGCGAGCCAGGGCATCTCTACGTGTACCTCAGCCACGGCATCCATTCGTGCGTCAACGTGGCCTGCGGCCCCGAGGGTCAAGGCGACGGCGTGCTGCTTCGCGCAGGCGAGGTCGTGTTCGGCACGGACGTCGCCGCCCGTCGCCGCGGTGCGCTGCTCCCACTCGGCCGTACGGCTCTGCGAGATCTCGCACGCGGACCGGGGCGACTGGGCCAGGCTGTGGGGCTCCGGCATTCTCTGCACGACGGAATCGACGCGATCACCGGTGAGGAGCGGGAGGGCGCACGCGCCGAACTCTGGCTCGCGCAACCGCGCGACGACATCGCGCGTGGCCCGCGCGTGGGGGTCGCGGGGATCGCCGGCACGGACGCGTTCCCGTGGCGCTTCTGGATCGATGGTGACCCGACGGTCTCGGTGTTCCGCTGGGGGCGCGGTGCCGCCGATGCTCAGGCTTCCGCTCGCCCAGATCCTTCTTCACTGGACTGA
- the rpmG gene encoding 50S ribosomal protein L33 gives MAKKAQDVRPIIKLRSTAGTGYTYVTKKNRRNTPDRLVLKKYDPVVRKHVEFREER, from the coding sequence ATGGCCAAGAAGGCTCAGGACGTACGTCCGATCATCAAGCTGCGTTCGACGGCGGGTACGGGTTACACGTACGTGACCAAGAAGAACCGCCGCAACACCCCTGACCGCCTCGTGCTGAAGAAGTATGACCCGGTTGTTCGCAAGCACGTCGAATTCCGCGAGGAGCGTTAA
- the rpsN gene encoding 30S ribosomal protein S14 gives MAKKSKIARNEQRKVIVERYAERRAELKKTLVDPNATDEAREAARVGLQKLPRNASPARVRSRDVIDGRPRGVLTKFGVSRVRFRDMAHRGELPGVTKSSW, from the coding sequence ATGGCGAAGAAGAGCAAGATCGCTCGCAACGAGCAGCGCAAGGTCATCGTCGAGCGTTACGCCGAGCGTCGCGCCGAGCTGAAGAAGACCCTGGTCGACCCGAACGCCACCGACGAGGCCCGTGAGGCCGCACGCGTCGGCCTGCAGAAGCTGCCGCGCAACGCGTCGCCGGCTCGCGTGCGTTCGCGCGACGTCATCGACGGCCGCCCCCGCGGTGTCCTCACGAAGTTCGGCGTCTCGCGCGTCCGCTTCCGTGACATGGCACACCGTGGCGAGCTGCCCGGCGTGACCAAGTCCAGCTGGTAA
- a CDS encoding metal ABC transporter permease produces the protein MIARAGMVPMVDWNDVFSFQDYGDLVALLSNSIIAGAVLGIVGGLIGVFVMQRDLAFAVHGVSELSFAGAAAALLFGGSVVVGSLGGALVAAILIGILGAKARDRNSIVGVLMPFGLGLGILFLSLYDGRSANRFSLLTGQIVSVSSPDLGWLVGISLVVLLGLLLIWNPLRFDSLDPESAAARGVPTRAVSLMFMVLLGLIVAVSVHIIGALLVMALLVTPAAAAMRVSAGPVAVPLLSALFGFVSAVGGILLALAGTLPVSPYITTLSFTIYVVCWIVQKVRARVRRVVGQAAAVQN, from the coding sequence ATGATCGCGCGGGCCGGGATGGTCCCGATGGTGGACTGGAACGACGTCTTCTCCTTTCAGGACTACGGCGATCTCGTCGCTCTGCTCTCGAACTCGATCATCGCGGGCGCGGTGCTCGGCATCGTCGGAGGCCTGATCGGCGTCTTCGTCATGCAGCGCGACCTCGCATTCGCAGTGCACGGTGTGAGCGAACTCTCCTTCGCCGGAGCGGCAGCGGCACTCCTCTTCGGCGGCAGCGTCGTCGTCGGCTCACTCGGCGGAGCGCTGGTGGCCGCGATCCTCATCGGCATCCTCGGTGCGAAAGCACGCGACCGCAACTCGATCGTCGGGGTGCTGATGCCGTTCGGCCTCGGGCTCGGCATCCTCTTCCTGTCGCTCTACGACGGGCGCAGCGCCAACCGCTTCAGCTTGCTGACCGGCCAGATCGTGTCGGTGTCGAGCCCCGACCTCGGCTGGCTGGTGGGCATCAGCCTCGTCGTGCTGCTGGGGCTGCTGCTGATCTGGAACCCGTTGCGGTTCGACTCGCTCGACCCGGAATCGGCCGCCGCTCGAGGTGTGCCCACGCGCGCCGTGAGTCTGATGTTCATGGTGCTGCTCGGACTCATCGTCGCCGTCAGCGTGCACATCATCGGGGCGCTCCTGGTGATGGCGTTGCTGGTCACCCCGGCGGCTGCGGCGATGCGGGTGTCGGCGGGGCCCGTGGCCGTGCCGCTGCTCTCGGCTCTGTTCGGATTCGTGTCTGCGGTCGGTGGCATCCTCCTCGCACTCGCGGGAACGCTGCCGGTGAGCCCGTACATCACGACCCTGTCGTTCACGATCTACGTCGTCTGCTGGATCGTGCAGAAGGTGCGAGCGCGTGTGCGGCGGGTGGTCGGGCAGGCGGCGGCGGTCCAGAACTGA